The following proteins are encoded in a genomic region of Sulfurovum indicum:
- a CDS encoding type I restriction-modification system subunit M: MSNVSGVIKSIQDIMRKDVGVDGDAQRISQLVWMFFLKIYDDREAELEILEDDFKSPLPEELRWRNWAKDPEGITGEELFNFVNNQLFPALKKLTVSGDDKKLAQRAKVVRTIFEDAYNYMKSGTLMRQVINKISEIDFNNTKDRHTFGNIYEQLLKDLQSAGNAGEFYTPRAVTSFIVDRVDPKLHESVLDPACGTGGFLTTAVEHKRERYVSSVEDEETLQTSIHGVEKKAMPHMLCVTNMILHGIDTPENILHGNTLERPYKDYTEKDRRNVIMTNPPFGGTEEDGIENNFPSDLRTRETADLFMALIIRLLKNEGRAAVVLPDGFLFGEGMKTRLKEKLMTECNLHTIVRLPKGVFNPYTSIKTNILFFTKGKPTKQVWYYEHPYPEGVKSYNKTKPMRFEEFKPEQEWWGDETDGFASRVQNRQAWKVSMEEIIERGYNLDIKNPHLEEQIDHDPDELLKLYASQKESIASIQNQIKDVLQKAFDGEA, from the coding sequence ATGAGTAATGTATCGGGTGTCATAAAATCCATTCAGGATATTATGCGTAAAGATGTGGGGGTCGATGGCGATGCCCAGCGTATCAGTCAACTGGTCTGGATGTTTTTCCTCAAGATCTATGATGACCGAGAGGCAGAACTGGAAATATTGGAAGATGATTTTAAGTCACCTTTACCCGAAGAGTTAAGATGGAGAAACTGGGCAAAAGACCCGGAGGGTATTACTGGTGAAGAGCTTTTCAATTTTGTCAATAATCAGCTTTTTCCTGCACTCAAGAAACTGACAGTTTCAGGAGATGATAAAAAACTTGCCCAAAGAGCCAAAGTTGTACGAACCATTTTTGAAGATGCCTACAACTATATGAAGTCAGGTACGCTCATGCGACAGGTGATCAACAAGATTTCCGAGATAGACTTTAACAACACGAAAGACCGCCACACCTTTGGGAATATTTACGAACAACTCCTAAAAGACCTCCAAAGTGCAGGGAATGCCGGAGAGTTCTATACCCCTCGTGCGGTAACCAGTTTCATTGTTGACAGGGTTGATCCGAAGTTACATGAAAGTGTACTTGACCCTGCGTGTGGAACGGGTGGCTTTTTGACTACAGCTGTAGAGCATAAGCGTGAGCGTTATGTAAGTTCAGTTGAAGATGAAGAGACGCTTCAAACTTCCATTCATGGGGTAGAGAAAAAAGCGATGCCGCATATGCTCTGCGTGACAAACATGATACTGCATGGCATAGACACACCGGAAAACATCTTACACGGTAATACACTTGAGCGCCCCTACAAAGACTACACAGAAAAAGACAGAAGAAATGTCATTATGACGAACCCACCTTTTGGCGGTACAGAAGAAGACGGGATAGAAAATAACTTTCCCTCAGACCTGCGTACTCGTGAAACAGCCGATCTTTTCATGGCACTCATCATCAGGCTTCTGAAAAATGAAGGGCGTGCGGCGGTGGTGCTTCCTGATGGGTTTCTCTTTGGTGAGGGGATGAAGACACGACTCAAAGAGAAGCTGATGACTGAATGTAACCTGCATACGATTGTCAGACTCCCAAAAGGGGTGTTCAACCCCTATACGAGCATCAAAACAAACATTCTCTTTTTTACCAAAGGCAAGCCTACCAAACAGGTTTGGTACTATGAGCATCCATACCCGGAAGGGGTCAAAAGCTATAACAAAACAAAGCCGATGCGTTTTGAAGAGTTCAAGCCTGAGCAAGAGTGGTGGGGTGATGAAACAGATGGTTTTGCCTCACGGGTACAGAACAGACAGGCGTGGAAAGTCTCTATGGAGGAGATCATAGAACGAGGGTACAACCTGGACATTAAAAATCCGCATCTTGAAGAGCAGATCGACCATGATCCAGATGAACTCTTGAAGCTCTATGCCTCACAGAAAGAGTCCATCGCATCCATCCAAAACCAGATAAAAGATGTGCTTCAAAAAGCGTTTGACGGAGAGGCATAA
- a CDS encoding restriction endonuclease subunit S, producing the protein MTDVIIEHLDIWTSAVVTKKSAGRGSSKKQETYGIKKLRELILELAVRGKLVPQDPNDEPASVLLEKIAEEKERLIEEEKIKRHKPLPKIDDNFNPFKLPEGWSFVRLGDITNRIGSGSTPRGGKSAYVEKGIPFLRSQNIWNHGLNLYDVAYISEETHAKMSNTTVYENDILLNITGGSLGRSTIFPSGIGEANVSQHVTIIRLTDITMKNYVHLCILSPYIQKMIWDRQVGVAREGLSKKVLELFEIPLPPIKEQYRIVKKVDELMALCDKLEEEQEENSITHQILVETLLGTLTNVEIAEEFTGVWQRIAEHFDVLFTTEQSIDKLQETILQLAVMGKLVPQDPTDEPASVLLKKIAEEKEKLVKEGKIKKQKPVSEIEEKEIPFSLPKSWTWARLSELCILENGDRSKNYPNKSLLVDKGIPFINAGHLQNNMINIDDKSYITRDRYDLLRSGKVKEGDILFCLRGSLGKTALIKDIEFGAIASSLVIVRLFSIMYNKYTLAYFNSPLSKEIMKNYDNGTAQPNLSASDLGKFLVPIPPLSEQYHIVKKLDELMVLCDRLRSAIRELQTTQVNLADAVAQQLVE; encoded by the coding sequence ATGACTGATGTCATCATAGAACATTTAGATATCTGGACTTCAGCCGTTGTAACGAAAAAGTCCGCAGGGCGTGGCAGCAGCAAAAAGCAAGAAACCTATGGCATTAAAAAACTGCGTGAACTCATACTTGAGTTGGCTGTACGTGGGAAGCTTGTACCACAAGATCCAAATGATGAGCCAGCGAGTGTGTTACTTGAGAAGATTGCTGAAGAGAAAGAACGGTTGATTGAAGAGGAAAAGATTAAGAGGCATAAGCCTTTACCTAAAATAGATGATAATTTTAATCCATTTAAATTACCCGAAGGATGGAGTTTTGTACGTTTAGGCGATATTACAAATCGTATTGGTTCAGGAAGTACACCAAGAGGAGGTAAAAGTGCCTATGTAGAAAAAGGAATTCCTTTTCTAAGATCACAAAATATCTGGAATCATGGTTTAAATCTTTATGATGTTGCTTATATCTCTGAAGAAACTCATGCAAAAATGTCAAATACTACAGTCTATGAGAATGATATTCTTTTAAATATTACGGGGGGTTCATTAGGACGCTCTACAATATTTCCCAGTGGTATTGGCGAGGCAAATGTAAGTCAACACGTCACAATTATAAGGCTCACAGATATAACAATGAAAAACTATGTGCACCTTTGTATTTTGTCACCATATATTCAAAAAATGATTTGGGATCGTCAAGTTGGTGTTGCACGTGAAGGATTAAGTAAAAAGGTGCTCGAGTTATTTGAGATACCTTTGCCACCTATAAAAGAGCAATATCGAATAGTCAAAAAAGTAGATGAGCTCATGGCTCTTTGTGATAAATTGGAAGAGGAGCAAGAAGAGAATAGCATCACACATCAAATACTGGTAGAGACGCTGCTTGGTACCCTTACCAATGTTGAGATAGCAGAGGAGTTCACCGGTGTATGGCAACGCATAGCAGAGCATTTTGATGTGCTTTTTACGACAGAGCAAAGCATAGACAAACTCCAGGAGACCATCTTGCAACTGGCAGTCATGGGCAAGCTTGTACCGCAAGACCCCACTGATGAGCCGGCGAGTGTGTTGCTTAAGAAGATTGCGGAAGAGAAAGAAAAGTTGGTTAAAGAGGGGAAGATTAAGAAGCAGAAGCCTGTCTCTGAGATTGAAGAGAAAGAAATACCTTTTAGTTTACCTAAGAGTTGGACATGGGCTAGACTTTCAGAACTATGTATTTTAGAAAATGGAGATCGTAGTAAAAATTATCCAAACAAATCTTTATTAGTAGATAAGGGTATTCCATTTATTAATGCAGGACACCTTCAAAATAATATGATAAATATTGATGATAAAAGCTATATAACTAGAGATAGGTATGATTTACTAAGAAGTGGAAAAGTAAAGGAGGGTGATATATTGTTTTGTCTTAGAGGATCACTTGGAAAAACCGCATTAATCAAAGATATTGAATTTGGAGCAATCGCATCTTCTTTAGTTATAGTTCGACTTTTCTCTATAATGTACAACAAATATACTCTTGCATATTTCAATAGCCCATTATCAAAAGAAATAATGAAAAACTATGACAATGGTACAGCCCAACCTAATCTCTCTGCTAGTGATTTAGGTAAGTTTTTAGTTCCCATCCCTCCCTTGTCTGAACAATATCATATAGTTAAAAAATTAGATGAACTCATGGTTCTGTGCGATAGATTAAGATCAGCCATCCGTGAACTACAAACAACTCAAGTCAATTTGGCAGATGCCGTGGCACAGCAGTTGGTAGAATAG